One window of Thermocoleostomius sinensis A174 genomic DNA carries:
- a CDS encoding cation:proton antiporter produces MQEDFRLIVDIVVVLAAAAGGGFLAALLRQPVLLGYLLGGAIVGPAGLGLVKELIQVETLAQFGAAFLLFALGVEFSFTELKKVQGISLGGGALQIFSTIAVTTLVSIGVGWVTSPTQGVFLGAILSLSSTAVVLKCLMERNETETSHGRVMLGLLIVQDLALGLMLAVLPALDRPSEEIGIAVGIALLKTALLAGGSVVAGIWLIPPLLRFLARTESRELFLLGVVALCLGIALLTEYLGLSIEMGAFIAGLMISEVEYADQTLTYVEPIRDIFASLFFAAVGMLIDPLFIWNNLELILGLVALVFVGKFLIIAPLVRAFRYSLRTSLIVGLGLAQIGEFSFVLASKGQALGVVSRRVYLLLLGTTAVTLITTPFILRLVPRFFTWAETVPWLKHLLDGVDVPLEVPENVPTRNHFVVCGYGRVGRNIVQLLQSHNQSVVVIDQSEQTIQQLRDANIPYVYGNAVSLHVMEAAGVGEAKGMAIALPDPMSTRLCLKRALELAPDLDVVVRATQDKDIELLYQLGAREVVQPEFEASLELSAHLLNELGVPLPIIQREVQQIRNARYNTLRPERRPAQVSRDLAVAAQDMNSKWVALPEGSPLVGMTLEETDLRRLTGVSLMAIRRNQGEEIDYPEPEISLEEGDRLLVVGETDELAAFSELAKGEAAVPTENASCQWLLVPEDSPASGKTLAELHIRRQFGVLVQAIRREGKFIRFPNGSSDLQAGDRLLLCGNFHALAQASRWLAPNFEPQAAFNHQVEPNETELSLAQSVSGEVGES; encoded by the coding sequence GTGCAAGAAGACTTTCGATTAATTGTCGATATTGTGGTAGTGCTGGCGGCGGCGGCTGGTGGTGGGTTTCTAGCGGCTTTACTGCGGCAACCTGTGCTGCTTGGCTATCTGTTGGGTGGGGCGATCGTCGGCCCGGCCGGACTGGGTTTGGTAAAAGAACTGATTCAAGTTGAGACCCTTGCTCAGTTTGGTGCTGCGTTCCTGTTATTTGCGTTAGGGGTCGAATTCTCCTTCACTGAGCTAAAGAAAGTTCAAGGCATTAGCTTAGGCGGTGGAGCACTACAGATCTTTTCAACGATCGCCGTGACAACGCTTGTCTCTATAGGGGTGGGATGGGTGACTTCTCCGACCCAAGGCGTATTTTTAGGGGCTATTCTGTCGCTATCTTCCACAGCGGTGGTTTTAAAGTGCCTGATGGAACGCAACGAGACTGAAACCTCGCACGGGCGGGTAATGCTGGGCCTTTTAATTGTTCAGGATTTAGCTTTGGGACTGATGCTGGCGGTGTTGCCTGCACTCGATCGTCCTTCTGAAGAAATTGGCATTGCAGTAGGGATAGCCTTACTTAAAACTGCCCTGTTAGCGGGTGGGTCTGTTGTAGCGGGCATTTGGCTGATTCCCCCTTTGCTGCGATTTTTGGCTAGAACCGAAAGTCGGGAACTCTTTCTATTGGGCGTGGTAGCACTGTGCTTGGGAATTGCCCTACTGACAGAGTACTTGGGGCTGTCGATCGAAATGGGAGCCTTTATTGCCGGGTTGATGATCTCGGAAGTAGAATATGCGGACCAAACTCTAACCTACGTCGAGCCAATCCGCGATATCTTTGCCAGCTTATTTTTTGCTGCTGTAGGCATGTTGATTGATCCATTGTTCATTTGGAACAACTTGGAATTAATCTTGGGGCTAGTGGCGCTAGTTTTTGTTGGAAAGTTCTTGATCATTGCCCCTCTAGTCAGGGCATTCCGCTATTCGCTGCGCACCTCACTGATTGTGGGCTTGGGGCTAGCGCAAATTGGGGAATTCTCGTTTGTGTTGGCCAGTAAAGGACAAGCCTTAGGAGTCGTTTCGCGTCGAGTTTACTTACTGCTTCTAGGCACAACAGCAGTGACACTGATTACGACTCCCTTTATTTTGCGCTTAGTACCACGATTTTTTACTTGGGCTGAAACAGTTCCGTGGCTGAAGCATTTGTTGGACGGGGTTGATGTGCCGCTGGAGGTGCCAGAGAATGTACCGACTCGTAATCATTTTGTGGTTTGTGGGTATGGACGAGTTGGACGCAATATTGTGCAATTGTTGCAAAGCCACAATCAGTCAGTTGTGGTGATTGATCAGTCTGAGCAAACGATTCAGCAACTTCGGGACGCTAATATTCCCTACGTGTATGGTAATGCTGTGAGTTTGCATGTGATGGAGGCCGCAGGTGTGGGTGAGGCGAAAGGGATGGCGATCGCCCTGCCTGACCCCATGAGTACGCGCTTATGTCTGAAGCGGGCCCTGGAGCTAGCACCCGATCTAGATGTGGTAGTGCGTGCTACCCAAGACAAAGATATTGAGTTGCTGTATCAGTTAGGTGCCCGAGAGGTAGTGCAGCCAGAGTTTGAAGCAAGTCTAGAGCTTTCGGCGCATCTGTTAAATGAACTAGGGGTTCCATTGCCCATCATTCAACGAGAAGTGCAACAAATTCGCAATGCTCGCTACAATACATTGCGTCCTGAGCGTCGTCCAGCCCAGGTTTCCCGGGATTTAGCTGTAGCAGCCCAAGATATGAACAGCAAATGGGTGGCATTGCCAGAAGGTTCTCCGCTGGTGGGCATGACGTTAGAAGAAACCGACCTGCGGCGCTTAACAGGCGTGAGCTTGATGGCAATTCGCCGCAACCAAGGCGAGGAAATTGATTACCCAGAACCTGAGATTTCATTGGAGGAGGGCGATCGGCTACTGGTGGTGGGAGAGACGGATGAGTTAGCCGCTTTTAGTGAGTTAGCCAAGGGAGAGGCGGCTGTTCCAACGGAGAATGCTTCGTGCCAGTGGTTGTTGGTTCCAGAGGATAGCCCTGCCAGCGGTAAAACCCTAGCCGAACTTCATATTCGCCGCCAGTTTGGGGTGTTGGTTCAGGCGATTCGCCGCGAAGGCAAGTTTATTCGCTTTCCCAATGGCAGCAGCGATTTACAGGCGGGAGATCGGCTACTACTATGCGGCAATTTTCATGCCCTGGCTCAAGCAAGTCGCTGGTTAGCGCCTAATTTTGAACCGCAGGCAGCGTTCAATCACCAAGTAGAACCGAACGAAACAGAACTTTCTCTTGCTCAATCGGTCAGCGGTGAGGTAGGAGAATCGTAA
- a CDS encoding M23 family metallopeptidase — MVIHQFSTAVSRGLSLARFAQFHIQRLLFSLILGTAALLFVLYTPARAAQVQIQPISPQLGDTISVVVQTSSTQDVAPTVTSGQRTYPTFAIAPNRYRAFVPTTPLDPPGNLNIQVSGEPPQTFTLSLRNRDFPTQSIWLSGDSASLGTDYEFDRVDAFKRLVTPEKYWNGAFQRPNQGEITTIYGVRRYYNGEFAQDYFHRGVDYAGPTGDPIVAPAAGRIALIGRVEDGFELHGNTIGIDHGQGVLSIMLHLSRIDVKEGDFVQPGQRIGAVGATGAVTGAHLHWGLYVHGQCVDPVPWRNSGFE; from the coding sequence ATGGTTATTCATCAATTCAGCACTGCTGTGTCCCGAGGGCTTTCACTCGCAAGATTTGCTCAGTTCCACATCCAGCGCTTGTTGTTCAGTCTAATTTTAGGTACAGCAGCACTCCTATTTGTGCTCTACACACCCGCACGAGCCGCTCAGGTTCAAATTCAACCCATCAGTCCGCAGTTGGGAGATACGATTTCGGTTGTCGTTCAAACCAGCTCAACTCAGGATGTTGCTCCAACCGTAACATCAGGTCAAAGAACCTATCCAACCTTTGCTATTGCTCCCAACCGTTACCGAGCATTTGTCCCTACAACCCCCTTAGATCCACCCGGAAACTTGAACATTCAAGTTAGTGGAGAACCGCCCCAAACATTTACCCTATCCTTACGCAACCGAGATTTTCCTACTCAAAGTATCTGGCTCAGTGGCGACTCTGCCTCCTTGGGAACAGACTATGAATTCGATCGAGTTGATGCTTTTAAACGCTTAGTTACTCCGGAAAAATATTGGAATGGTGCATTTCAGCGACCCAATCAAGGCGAAATCACAACAATCTATGGCGTTCGTCGCTATTACAATGGCGAGTTTGCCCAAGACTATTTTCATCGCGGCGTGGACTATGCTGGCCCAACAGGTGATCCGATCGTTGCGCCAGCAGCGGGTCGAATTGCGCTGATTGGACGTGTCGAAGATGGTTTTGAACTACACGGAAATACGATTGGCATTGACCACGGGCAAGGCGTACTCAGCATTATGCTCCACCTAAGCCGTATTGATGTAAAGGAGGGAGATTTCGTTCAACCCGGTCAGCGCATTGGAGCCGTCGGTGCAACAGGGGCAGTAACGGGTGCTCATTTACACTGGGGACTATATGTTCACGGTCAGTGTGTCGATCCGGTGCCTTGGCGCAATAGCGGGTTCGAATAG
- a CDS encoding L,D-transpeptidase, with the protein MVQWLEAPGNSGVAMSSSSTLGNEFKNRWSRDQDNSIESALATPEAKLIVDLSDRRVYFYERDALIVSYEIAVGRSGWETPTGEFKVVNMKTDPVWQHPFTKEIVPVGSGNPLGSRWIGFWSDGEQQIGFHGTNEEDLIGQAVSHGCIRLREADIQALFELVSLDMPVLIRP; encoded by the coding sequence ATGGTTCAGTGGTTAGAAGCACCTGGTAATTCAGGGGTGGCGATGTCAAGTTCGTCAACGCTCGGTAATGAATTTAAAAACCGTTGGTCTCGTGATCAGGACAACTCGATTGAATCAGCACTAGCAACTCCTGAAGCTAAGTTGATAGTTGATTTGAGCGATCGCCGGGTGTACTTTTACGAGCGGGATGCCTTGATTGTTAGTTATGAAATTGCTGTGGGGCGCTCTGGTTGGGAAACGCCTACTGGGGAATTTAAAGTAGTTAACATGAAGACAGACCCTGTGTGGCAGCATCCGTTTACGAAGGAGATTGTTCCGGTGGGTTCTGGAAACCCTCTAGGCTCTCGCTGGATTGGTTTCTGGTCTGATGGAGAACAACAAATTGGCTTTCATGGAACTAATGAGGAAGATTTAATTGGACAAGCTGTTTCACATGGCTGCATTCGGTTACGGGAAGCAGACATTCAAGCGTTATTTGAGTTAGTTAGCCTTGATATGCCAGTGCTCATCCGTCCTTAA
- a CDS encoding Hfq-related RNA-binding protein — MTAELETNLPSVRQIQTLIRDNKEVELKLSTNDLLTGQIRWQDPDCLCLYDHYDQPTIVWRQAIVYIKPKL; from the coding sequence ATGACGGCTGAACTAGAAACCAATTTGCCCAGCGTCCGACAAATTCAAACGCTGATTCGAGACAACAAAGAAGTTGAACTGAAACTATCTACTAACGACTTACTGACAGGACAAATCCGCTGGCAAGATCCAGACTGTCTCTGTTTATATGATCACTACGATCAACCTACCATCGTATGGCGGCAAGCAATCGTGTATATTAAGCCAAAACTGTAA
- a CDS encoding single-stranded DNA-binding protein, with protein MSSVGLNKWIVSGHLGADAQVKTIELRNGEQTQLAEATLYVRRSRNRKESFTVRLSIWEKSIAWRKLPYLKKGSLIICTGGIEPNPYISNNGHIPKAGLDMTVLDIDLDMVKAETGEEEVLKSSGDSANLET; from the coding sequence ATGTCAAGCGTAGGATTAAATAAGTGGATTGTCAGTGGGCATCTGGGCGCTGATGCTCAAGTTAAAACGATCGAGCTTCGTAATGGTGAACAAACGCAATTGGCAGAGGCGACCTTGTACGTTCGTAGAAGTCGAAATCGAAAAGAGTCGTTTACTGTTCGATTGAGTATTTGGGAGAAATCTATAGCTTGGCGCAAGCTTCCCTACTTAAAAAAGGGATCGCTGATTATTTGCACTGGAGGTATTGAGCCTAATCCATACATTTCAAACAACGGTCACATCCCAAAAGCTGGGTTAGATATGACCGTCCTTGACATCGATCTTGATATGGTTAAAGCTGAGACTGGGGAAGAAGAAGTGTTGAAAAGTAGCGGTGATAGTGCCAATTTAGAGACTTAA
- a CDS encoding late competence development ComFB family protein: MSIEKIVEQALQDGYLTPAMEAEVGRICDTASELSIEEYMALDRLMSALLTGEVVAVPRKQFINVMEELVLTEAIARVAEIEAKSDCTLDLGDIAAYALNRLPPLYATTEEGADYQRVKAKDMLQGIITQKVDEAIARYLDRPEFFPERQLISKNTGDELLGQVSALLQTYAPKFETTVPLKDG, encoded by the coding sequence ATGAGTATTGAAAAGATTGTTGAGCAAGCTCTTCAAGATGGTTATTTGACCCCAGCAATGGAGGCAGAAGTTGGGCGTATTTGTGATACAGCGTCGGAATTGTCGATCGAAGAATATATGGCGTTGGATCGGTTAATGAGTGCACTCCTCACTGGCGAGGTTGTTGCAGTGCCTCGTAAACAATTTATTAATGTCATGGAAGAACTAGTCTTAACAGAAGCGATCGCTCGTGTGGCTGAGATTGAAGCCAAAAGCGACTGTACCCTAGATCTAGGTGACATTGCTGCTTACGCCTTGAATCGCCTTCCTCCGCTTTATGCCACTACTGAGGAAGGCGCTGATTATCAACGTGTCAAGGCGAAGGACATGCTGCAAGGCATCATTACCCAAAAGGTTGATGAAGCCATTGCTCGGTATTTAGATCGTCCTGAATTCTTTCCTGAGCGCCAATTAATTAGCAAGAATACGGGAGATGAACTGTTAGGACAAGTGAGTGCCCTGCTACAAACGTATGCACCCAAATTTGAAACTACCGTACCGCTTAAGGACGGATGA